A region from the Musa acuminata AAA Group cultivar baxijiao chromosome BXJ1-10, Cavendish_Baxijiao_AAA, whole genome shotgun sequence genome encodes:
- the LOC135595785 gene encoding sister chromatid cohesion 1 protein 3-like isoform X2, producing the protein MFYSHSLLSRNGPLGTIWVAAHCFKKLKREQIAHADISSSVDKIVPEIQISYRVLAQLLLGIVRIFSKKVDYLYHDCNVALICIRKSLAPVKLTETKRANTRTQHHLIEAGHKPDHDISSSKEPIFAEPVETMRAPYHHITISVPERLALDSFDLDVPDDNDTANTSPHEQFTLQGQCLDDNNDLSCLNECNHRESVMCDEINSSCFTPVNDVLPSHMMDINLEFDEECNFSCGNAEKENLQGDVRFHGWLEEKKSLDPIMPDGESEDRLHPVKTMKTTDSDIADAVRNLPNPADPLVSQEAFSSNYKNLSAYTNKSAMVTHPKTHNEDLSPCDLGVPSPKFTVRTPAKREHHRILKKRKNFFDETIVLSNESLRKGIHDASSLIFKRRKVPHTLLDAWKSYRIPNLQQNILEPVITCMASELKALFQSSSSFYSPIHRSANHRLESQDVDHQTSSKSTKVEHSYNKPDIEVSPPKSHADVPRTDTLGEMEVNLSLGLSGTGLDLMGQDLESQEKGTIGQDNGWSLRSRGVAQYLSSKLLHPKGEQREESLSLQQILLWSKRSDSARFFYEILILKGCQSIDVNQDSPYGDIIILPTPKLEADLRS; encoded by the exons ATGTTCTATTCGCACTCTCTCCTCTCGAGAAATGGTCCCCTGGGCACCATATGGGTCGCTGCCCATTGCTTCAAGAAACTCAAGAGGGAGCAGATTGCCCACGCCGACATCTCCTCTTCAGTGG ATAAAATTGTGCCTGAAATCCAGATATCATATAGAGTCTTAGCCCAACTTCTGCTGGGTATTGTGAGGATATTCTCAAAGAAAGTTGACTATCTCTACCATGATTGCAACGTGGCTTTGATTTGCATAAGAAAATCATTGGCTCCTGTCAAACTCACTGAAACAAAGAGAGCAAATACCAGAACACAACACCACTTGATAGAAGCAGGACACAAACCAGACCATGATATAAGTTCATCAAAAGAACCAATCTTTGCAGAACCAGTGGAAACCATGCGTGCTCCATACCATCATATTACTATCAGTGTACCTGAAAGACTGGCACTTGATTCTTTTGATCTGGATGTTCCAGATGACAA TGACACAGCCAATACCAGTCCTCATGAACAGTTTACACTTCAAG GTCAATGCCTGGATGATAACAATGACCTTTCTTGTCTGAATGAG TGCAATCACAGGGAATCAGTCATGTGCGATGAAATTAATTCTTCATGCTTTACACCTGTTAATGA TGTTCTTCCATCCCATATGATGGACATTAACCTTGAGTTCGATGAAGAGTGCAACTTTAGCTGTGGAAACGCAGAAAAGGAGAATCTTCAAGGAGATGTCAGATTTCATGGATGGCTAGAGGAGAAAAAATCATTGGATCCCATCATGCCTGATGGAGAATCAGAAGATCGGCTTCATCCTGTAAAAACGATGAAGACTACAGATTCTGATATTGCAGATGCTGTTAGGAATCTACCGAATCCAGCAGATCCTTTGGTGTCACAGGAGGCATTttcatcaaattataaaaatttgTCAGCCTATACAAATAAAAGTGCAATGGTTACACATCCTAAAACCCATAATGAAGATCTGTCCCCATGTGATCTAG GTGTTCCTTCTCCTAAATTTACCGTCCGGACTCCAGCTAAAAGAGAACATCATCGTATACTGAAGAAGAGAAAGAATTTCTTTGATGAAACAATAGTGCTATCCAATGA GTCTCTAAGGAAGGGAATACATGATGCTAGTAGTTTAAttttcaaaaggagaaaagtaccTCACACGCTTCTGGATGCCTGGAAGTCTTACAGAATCCCTAATCTGCAGCAGAACATTTTGGAACCTGTGATTACTT GTATGGCCTCAGAGCTCAAGGCTCTCTTTCAAAGCAGTTCCTCTTTTTATTCACCAATACATAGGTCCGCAAATCACCGCTTAGAATCACAGGATGTGGATCACCAAACATCCAGCAAATCCACTAAAGTTGAACATTCCTACAACAAACCTGATATTGAAGTTTCACCTCCTAAGAGTCATGCTGATGTGCCTAGAACTGATACACTTGGTGAAATGGAGGTAAATTTATCTCTGGGTTTATCAGGCACTGGGTTGGATCTTATGGGTCAG gatcttgagtctcaggAAAAGGGTACTATTGGCCAAG ATAATGGATGGTCACTAAGAAGCAG GGGTGTGGCGCAGTATCTTTCTAGCAAACTTTTGCATCCTAAAGGTGAACAACGAGAAGAGAGTCTGAGTTTACAGCAAATTTTACTATGGAGCAAAAGATCTGACTCTGCtagatttttttatgaaattcTG ATCTTGAAGGGATGTCAAAGCATAGATGTCAATCAGGACTCTCCATACGGTGATATAATTATATTGCCAACCCCAAAACTGGAAGCAGATCTTAGAAGCTGA
- the LOC135595784 gene encoding adenylate kinase 4-like, with translation MASGGRVDLDDVPSLDLMTELLRRMKCSSKPDKRLILVGPPGSGKGTQSPIIKDEYCLCHLATGDMLRAAVAAKTPLGIKAKEAMDKGELVSDDLVVGIIDEAMKKPSCQKGFILDGFPRTVVQAEKLDEMLAKQGTKIDKVLNFAIDDAILEERITGRWIHPSSGRTYHTKFAPPKVPGIDDVSGEPLIQRKDDTAEVLKSRLEAFHRQTEPVINYYNKKDVVAQLHAEKSPKDVTAEVLKSLS, from the exons ATGGCGAGCGGCGGGAGAGTGGATCTGGACGACGTGCCGTCGCTGGATCTGATGACGGAGCTCCTCCGCCGCATGAAGTGCTCGTCGAAGCCCGACAAGCGCCTCATCCTCGTCG GTCCACCGGGTTCTGGAAAGGGTACTCAGTCTCCTATTATAAAGGATGAATATTGCTTGTGTCATTTAGCCACTGGTGACATGTTGAGAGCTGCTGTGGCTGCTAAGACCCCACTGGGAATTAAAGCTAAAGAAGCTATGGATAAG GGAGAACTTGTTTCTGATGACTTGGTTGTTGGGATTATCGATGAAGCTATGAAAAAACCATCATGCCAGAAGGGTTTCATTCTAGATGGATTTCCGAGGACAGTTGTTCAAGCAGAAAAG CTTGACGAGATGCTGGCAAAGCAAGGTACCAAGATTGACAAGGTGCTAAATTTTGCAATTGATGATGCCATACTGGAGGAAAGAATTACTGGCCGTTGGATTCATCCATCTAGTGGTAGGACTTACCACACCAAATTTGCTCCTCCAAAGGTTCCCGGTATTGATGAT GTGTCGGGAGAACCCTTGATTCAGAGGAAAGATGATACAGCTGAAGTCCTCAAGTCAAGGCTGGAAGCTTTCCACAGACAGACCGAACCT GTGATTAATTACTACAACAAAAAGGATGTCGTGGCTCAGCTTCATGCTGAGAAGTCCCCCAAAGATGTTACTGCTGAGGTTCTGAAGTCTCTTTCATGA
- the LOC103968438 gene encoding probable aspartyl aminopeptidase, producing the protein MATVDPIALDLVDFLNASPTNFHAVDEAKKRLKQAGFVHLSEREDWVLEPGGKYFFTRNHSTVVTFAIGKKYVAGNGFHIIGAHTDSPCLKVKPVSKVTKGGYLEVGVQTYGGGLWHTWFDRDLTLAGRVIKKEVKDDSVSYSHCLVRIEEPILRIPTLAIHLDRSVTEAFKFNTHSHLIPVLATSVKGEIQKLVDQNGPCKSNAQANVDNKIHHPVLLQLIADQAHCHPDEICDFELQVCDTQPSVIGGAMKEFIFSGRVDNLCMSFCALKALIDSISVGSLLDEESGVRMVALFDHEEVGSNSAQGAGSPVMLDALSRITKSFDSSDPRFLEKAIQRSFLVSADMAHALHPNFMDKHEENHQPKLHGGLVIKHNANQRYATNAVTAFIFREIAEMHNLPFQDFVVRNDMPCGSTIGPILASGVGIRTVDVGAPQLSMHSIREMCAVDDAKHSYEHFKAYFNEFTKLEKKLVVDL; encoded by the exons ATGGCGACTGTGGATCCGATCGCTCTCGATCTCGTCGATTTCCTCAACGCTTCGCCCACCAACTTCCACGCCGTCG ATGAGGCGAAGAAGCGTTTGAAGCAAGCTGGGTTCGTGCATCTGTCGGAGAGAGAAGATTGGGTGTTGGAACCGGGGGGGAAGTATTTCTTCACGAGGAACCATTCCACTGTCGTCACCTTTGCCATCGGAAAGAA ATATGTTGCCGGGAATGGATTTCACATCATTGGAGCACATACTGACAGCCCATGCCTCAAAGTGAAGCCTGTCTCCAAG GTAACAAAAGGAGGATATCTTGAAGTTGGTGTCCAGACATATGGTGGAGGACTTTGGCATACCTGGTTTGATCGTGACTTAACCCTTGCTGGAAGAGTGATAAAGAAAGAAGTGAAGGATGATTCAGTATCCTACTCACACTGCCTTGTCAGGATTGAGGAGCCCATCCTTCGGATTCCTACACTGGCTATTCACCTAGATAG GAGTGTTACAGAAGCCTTCAAGTTCAACACACATAGTCACCTCATTCCTGTGTTAGCAACATCAGTGAAG GGTGAGATTCAGAAGCTTGTAGATCAAAATGGTCCCTGTAAGTCAAATGCACAAGCAAATGTTGATAACAAAATACATCATCCAGTGCTACTGCAG CTTATTGCTGACCAGGCTCATTGCCATCCAGATGAAATTTGTGACTTTGAGCTGCAAGTCTGCGATACTCAACCAAGTGTCATAGGTGGTGCAATGAAGGAATTTATCTTCTCGGGAAGGGTTGATAACCTTTGCATGTCATTTTGTGCACTAAAG GCATTAATAGACTCCATCTCTGTTGGAAGTTTGCTTGATGAAGAATCTGGTGTCAGGATGGTGGCATTATTTGATCATGAGGAGGTTGGATCAAATTCAGCTCAGGGAGCTGGATCTCCTGTCATGTTGGATGCTCTGTCAAGGATAACAAAGTCTTTTGATTCTTCAGATCCCAGG TTTCTTGAGAAGGCAATCCAAAGGAGTTTTCTTGTTTCAGCAGACATGGCACATGCTTTACATCCTAATTTTATG GACAAGCACGAGGAAAATCATCAACCGAAACTACATGGTGGTCTTGTTATTAAACACAATGCCAATCAGCGTTATGCCACCAATGCTGTTACTGCGTTCATATTCCGAGAAATTGCAGAAATGCATAACTTACCCTTTCAG GATTTTGTGGTTCGGAACGACATGCCATGTGGTTCAACCATTGGTCCCATACTCGCAAGCGGTGTCGGAATTCGGACTGTCGATGTTGGTGCGCCTCAGTTGTCGATGCATAGCATTAGAGAAATGTGTGCTGTTGACGATGCCAAACACTCTTACGAGCATTTCAAGGCATATTTCAACGAGTTCACGAAACTTGAGAAGAAATTAGTCGTTGACCTTTAA
- the LOC135583844 gene encoding transcription factor GTE9-like isoform X1, producing MAPTVLLEYTNQKQMKKSSQDLSFAMGKLQKLCSGSVVDYQHGLEVMLESECFASSTHADSRDSTSPKRKRCITLNVGRCNGFNVPLQVICLSKMSGFQRKELKTKLKSELEQTQVFQEKLNLRSVLNVGVTTSSSINENEKKSDPTVRSGSQMKRGISGKFESSKTAEHPVSANNSNLVLMKQCQTLLKLLMSHQYGWVFNKPVDPKKLNIPDYYTVIKQPMDLGTIKKKITSGAYSSPWGFVADIRLTFTNAMTYNPPGNDVHIMADTLSKFFETRWKPIEKELASADAHVKRETQAPKSVSSSKKRKMPLNDSNTPAPESIIPKMTDEDKQSLTRRLESLLADLPDYIIDFLRRNSGNMNQSCEEIEIDIETLGEDTLFELQKLLDNYLQERETRQVKVKQCKGEVNENGVHTSAMYSCKGNDFADEDVDICGDDPPMSFYPTLAIEKDAKARNIKCSSSSSSSSDSGSTGDSDSSTGSEPEEQVSVPKDAAKENSGTKASSDQEKSDVMNPLDFNRTWSGLSQSEKDAHPRSLLVEADECQEGEHAPCERQVSPQKLYRAALLRSRFADTILKAREKTLHQGDKGDPEKLRREREEVERQQREERAWLQAEAKAAEDARRQAEAEAAAEAKRKRELEREAARQALLKMEKTVDINEDCRILKDLEMLRTAPAEEIPMSLDEKCSDYYLNGIGGFKLGGNPLEQLGLFIKVDDEEEEEGEPKGAPEIDVEEGEID from the exons ATGGCACCAACGGTTCTTCTAGAGTACaccaatcaaaagcagatgaagaaaAGTTCACAAGATCTTTCCTTTGCAATGgggaagctgcagaaattatgttCCGGTTCTGTCGTCGACTACCAACATGGATTAGAGGTGATGCTTGAATCGGAATGTTTTGCGAGCTCAACACATGCTGATTCTAGAGATTCCACTTCTCCAAAGAGGAAGAGGTGCATAACCTTAAATGTGGGCAGATGCAATGGTTTTAATGTACCACTGCAGGTGATTTGTTTGTCCAAGATGTCTGGTTTTCAAAGAAAGGAATTGAAAACGAAACTAAAATCAGAGCTAGAGCAAACCCAGGTGTTTCAGGAGAAACTGAACTTGAGGAGTGTCTTAAATGTTGGTGTTACAACATCATCTTCTATTAATGAGAATGAGAAAAAAAGTGATCCCACAGTGCGGAGTGGCTCCCAGATGAAGCGTGGGATATCAGGAAAGTTTGAGTCTTCAAAAACAGCTGAACATCCAGTTTCTGCGAACAATTCAAATTTAGTGTTGATGAAACAGTGTCAGACACTCCTCAAGCTGTTGATGTCGCACCAGTATGGTTGGGTTTTTAACAAACCAGTTGATCCTAAGAAGTTGAACATTCCTGATTATTACACTGTCATTAAGCAACCAATGGATCTGGGCACCATCAAGAAAAAAATAACCTCGGGTGCTTACTCCAGCCCATGGGGTTTTGTTGCAGATATTAGGCTTACTTTTACAAACGCGATGACATACAACCCACCGGGTAATGATGTCCATATCATGGCAGATACACTGAGCAAGTTCTTTGAAACTCGGTGGAAACCAATAGAAAAAGAGTTAGCTTCAGCAGATGCACATGTTAAGAGAGAAACTCAAGCTCCCAAGTCAGTGTCCTCATCCAAAAAGAGGAAAATGCCCCTTAATGACTCCAATACCCCTGCACCTGAGAGTATAATACCCAAGATGACTGATGAGGATAAACAAAGTCTTACTAGACGATTGGAGTCACTTTTGGCAGATCTACCAGATTACATTATTGATTTTCTGAGACGGAACAGTGGAAATATGAATCAGAGTTGCGAGGAAATAGAAATTGATATTGAGACTCTTGGTGAGGACACACTTTTTGAGTTGCAAAAGCTTCTAGATAACTATTTGCAGGAGAGAGAGACAAGACAAGTGAAAGTGAAGCAGTGCAAAGGGGAG GTGAATGAAAATGGTGTACACACTTCAGCGATGTATTCTTGTAAAG GCAATGATTTTGCTGATGAGGATGTGGATATCTGTGGCGATGATCCTCCCATGTCTTTCTACCCTACTTTAGCAATAGAAAAGGATGCAAAGGCTAGAAATATTAAGTGTAGCAGTTCAAGCAGTTCAAGTAGCGATTCAGGTTCTACCGGTG ACTCTGACAGTTCCACCGGGAGTGAACCAGAGGAGCAAGTTTCTGTTCCAAAAGATGCTGCTAAG GAAAATTCAGGAACTAAGGCAAGTTCTGATCAAGAGAAAAGTGACGTAATGAACCCACTTGACTTTAATA GAACTTGGAGTGGGTTGAGTCAGTCAGAGAAAGATGCTCATCCTAGATCTTTATTGGTCGAGGCTGATGAGTGCCAAGAGG GGGAGCATGCTCCATGTGAGAGACAAGTCTCCCCACAAAAGCTATATAGAGCAGCTTTGCTTAGGAGCCGTTTTGCTGATACAATTCTCAAAGCTCGGGAGAAAACTCTTCACCAG GGTGACAAGGGGGACCCTGAAAAACTACGGCGTGAGAGAGAGGAAGTTGAACGACAGCAAAGGGAAG AGAGAGCATGGCTGCAAGCAGAAGCTAAAGCTGCTGAGGATGCTCGCAGACAAGCTGAAGCAGAAGCTGCAGCTGAAGCTAAGCGCAAAAGAGAGCTCGAGAGAGAAGCAGCACGTCAGGCTTTGCTCAAG ATGGAGAAAACTGTGGACATCAATGAGGACTGTCGGATTCTTAAAGATCTGGAAATGCTTAGAACAGCTCCAGCTGAAGAAATACCGATGTCCCTTGATGAGAAGTGCTCAGATTATTATCTGAATGGCATAGGGGGCTTCAAACTTGGTGGTAACCCTTTAGAGCAACTTGGGCTATTCATTAAAGTCgatgatgaagaagaggaagagggtgaACCTAAAGGTGCTCCTGAAATTGATGTTGAGGAAGGAGAGATTGATTGA
- the LOC135583844 gene encoding transcription factor GTE9-like isoform X2 has product MIDVNRQIDYMAPTVLLEYTNQKQMKKSSQDLSFAMGKLQKLCSGSVVDYQHGLEVMLESECFASSTHADSRDSTSPKRKRCITLNVGRCNGFNVPLQVICLSKMSGFQRKELKTKLKSELEQTQVFQEKLNLRSVLNVGVTTSSSINENEKKSDPTVRSGSQMKRGISGKFESSKTAEHPVSANNSNLVLMKQCQTLLKLLMSHQYGWVFNKPVDPKKLNIPDYYTVIKQPMDLGTIKKKITSGAYSSPWGFVADIRLTFTNAMTYNPPGNDVHIMADTLSKFFETRWKPIEKELASADAHVKRETQAPKSVSSSKKRKMPLNDSNTPAPESIIPKMTDEDKQSLTRRLESLLADLPDYIIDFLRRNSGNMNQSCEEIEIDIETLGEDTLFELQKLLDNYLQERETRQVKVKQCKGEVNENGVHTSAMYSCKGNDFADEDVDICGDDPPMSFYPTLAIEKDAKARNIKCSSSSSSSSDSGSTGDSDSSTGSEPEEQVSVPKDAAKENSGTKASSDQEKSDVMNPLDFNRTWSGLSQSEKDAHPRSLLVEADECQEGEHAPCERQVSPQKLYRAALLRSRFADTILKAREKTLHQGDKGDPEKLRREREEVERQQREERAWLQAEAKAAEDARRQAEAEAAAEAKRKRELEREAARQALLKMEKTVDINEDCRILKDLEMLRTAPAEEIPMSLDEKCSDYYLNGIGGFKLGGNPLEQLGLFIKVDDEEEEEGEPKGAPEIDVEEGEID; this is encoded by the exons ATGATTGATGTGAACAGACAGATTGATTATATGGCACCAACGGTTCTTCTAGAGTACaccaatcaaaagcagatgaagaaaAGTTCACAAGATCTTTCCTTTGCAATGgggaagctgcagaaattatgttCCGGTTCTGTCGTCGACTACCAACATGGATTAGAGGTGATGCTTGAATCGGAATGTTTTGCGAGCTCAACACATGCTGATTCTAGAGATTCCACTTCTCCAAAGAGGAAGAGGTGCATAACCTTAAATGTGGGCAGATGCAATGGTTTTAATGTACCACTGCAGGTGATTTGTTTGTCCAAGATGTCTGGTTTTCAAAGAAAGGAATTGAAAACGAAACTAAAATCAGAGCTAGAGCAAACCCAGGTGTTTCAGGAGAAACTGAACTTGAGGAGTGTCTTAAATGTTGGTGTTACAACATCATCTTCTATTAATGAGAATGAGAAAAAAAGTGATCCCACAGTGCGGAGTGGCTCCCAGATGAAGCGTGGGATATCAGGAAAGTTTGAGTCTTCAAAAACAGCTGAACATCCAGTTTCTGCGAACAATTCAAATTTAGTGTTGATGAAACAGTGTCAGACACTCCTCAAGCTGTTGATGTCGCACCAGTATGGTTGGGTTTTTAACAAACCAGTTGATCCTAAGAAGTTGAACATTCCTGATTATTACACTGTCATTAAGCAACCAATGGATCTGGGCACCATCAAGAAAAAAATAACCTCGGGTGCTTACTCCAGCCCATGGGGTTTTGTTGCAGATATTAGGCTTACTTTTACAAACGCGATGACATACAACCCACCGGGTAATGATGTCCATATCATGGCAGATACACTGAGCAAGTTCTTTGAAACTCGGTGGAAACCAATAGAAAAAGAGTTAGCTTCAGCAGATGCACATGTTAAGAGAGAAACTCAAGCTCCCAAGTCAGTGTCCTCATCCAAAAAGAGGAAAATGCCCCTTAATGACTCCAATACCCCTGCACCTGAGAGTATAATACCCAAGATGACTGATGAGGATAAACAAAGTCTTACTAGACGATTGGAGTCACTTTTGGCAGATCTACCAGATTACATTATTGATTTTCTGAGACGGAACAGTGGAAATATGAATCAGAGTTGCGAGGAAATAGAAATTGATATTGAGACTCTTGGTGAGGACACACTTTTTGAGTTGCAAAAGCTTCTAGATAACTATTTGCAGGAGAGAGAGACAAGACAAGTGAAAGTGAAGCAGTGCAAAGGGGAG GTGAATGAAAATGGTGTACACACTTCAGCGATGTATTCTTGTAAAG GCAATGATTTTGCTGATGAGGATGTGGATATCTGTGGCGATGATCCTCCCATGTCTTTCTACCCTACTTTAGCAATAGAAAAGGATGCAAAGGCTAGAAATATTAAGTGTAGCAGTTCAAGCAGTTCAAGTAGCGATTCAGGTTCTACCGGTG ACTCTGACAGTTCCACCGGGAGTGAACCAGAGGAGCAAGTTTCTGTTCCAAAAGATGCTGCTAAG GAAAATTCAGGAACTAAGGCAAGTTCTGATCAAGAGAAAAGTGACGTAATGAACCCACTTGACTTTAATA GAACTTGGAGTGGGTTGAGTCAGTCAGAGAAAGATGCTCATCCTAGATCTTTATTGGTCGAGGCTGATGAGTGCCAAGAGG GGGAGCATGCTCCATGTGAGAGACAAGTCTCCCCACAAAAGCTATATAGAGCAGCTTTGCTTAGGAGCCGTTTTGCTGATACAATTCTCAAAGCTCGGGAGAAAACTCTTCACCAG GGTGACAAGGGGGACCCTGAAAAACTACGGCGTGAGAGAGAGGAAGTTGAACGACAGCAAAGGGAAG AGAGAGCATGGCTGCAAGCAGAAGCTAAAGCTGCTGAGGATGCTCGCAGACAAGCTGAAGCAGAAGCTGCAGCTGAAGCTAAGCGCAAAAGAGAGCTCGAGAGAGAAGCAGCACGTCAGGCTTTGCTCAAG ATGGAGAAAACTGTGGACATCAATGAGGACTGTCGGATTCTTAAAGATCTGGAAATGCTTAGAACAGCTCCAGCTGAAGAAATACCGATGTCCCTTGATGAGAAGTGCTCAGATTATTATCTGAATGGCATAGGGGGCTTCAAACTTGGTGGTAACCCTTTAGAGCAACTTGGGCTATTCATTAAAGTCgatgatgaagaagaggaagagggtgaACCTAAAGGTGCTCCTGAAATTGATGTTGAGGAAGGAGAGATTGATTGA
- the LOC135595785 gene encoding sister chromatid cohesion 1 protein 3-like isoform X1, with protein sequence MFYSHSLLSRNGPLGTIWVAAHCFKKLKREQIAHADISSSVDKIVPEIQISYRVLAQLLLGIVRIFSKKVDYLYHDCNVALICIRKSLAPVKLTETKRANTRTQHHLIEAGHKPDHDISSSKEPIFAEPVETMRAPYHHITISVPERLALDSFDLDVPDDNDTANTSPHEQFTLQGQCLDDNNDLSCLNECNHRESVMCDEINSSCFTPVNDVLPSHMMDINLEFDEECNFSCGNAEKENLQGDVRFHGWLEEKKSLDPIMPDGESEDRLHPVKTMKTTDSDIADAVRNLPNPADPLVSQEAFSSNYKNLSAYTNKSAMVTHPKTHNEDLSPCDLGVPSPKFTVRTPAKREHHRILKKRKNFFDETIVLSNESLRKGIHDASSLIFKRRKVPHTLLDAWKSYRIPNLQQNILEPVITCMASELKALFQSSSSFYSPIHRSANHRLESQDVDHQTSSKSTKVEHSYNKPDIEVSPPKSHADVPRTDTLGEMEVNLSLGLSGTGLDLMGQDLESQEKGTIGQDNGWSLRSRGVAQYLSSKLLHPKGEQREESLSLQQILLWSKRSDSARFFYEILVGFSNVVYEVTFFGLQSHYAFNLIWSRAMTMKVLQSFELVLIVVWYLCCFVLGEFLNRNIATDNHDFRSQYRSCIAMIWNRKSILI encoded by the exons ATGTTCTATTCGCACTCTCTCCTCTCGAGAAATGGTCCCCTGGGCACCATATGGGTCGCTGCCCATTGCTTCAAGAAACTCAAGAGGGAGCAGATTGCCCACGCCGACATCTCCTCTTCAGTGG ATAAAATTGTGCCTGAAATCCAGATATCATATAGAGTCTTAGCCCAACTTCTGCTGGGTATTGTGAGGATATTCTCAAAGAAAGTTGACTATCTCTACCATGATTGCAACGTGGCTTTGATTTGCATAAGAAAATCATTGGCTCCTGTCAAACTCACTGAAACAAAGAGAGCAAATACCAGAACACAACACCACTTGATAGAAGCAGGACACAAACCAGACCATGATATAAGTTCATCAAAAGAACCAATCTTTGCAGAACCAGTGGAAACCATGCGTGCTCCATACCATCATATTACTATCAGTGTACCTGAAAGACTGGCACTTGATTCTTTTGATCTGGATGTTCCAGATGACAA TGACACAGCCAATACCAGTCCTCATGAACAGTTTACACTTCAAG GTCAATGCCTGGATGATAACAATGACCTTTCTTGTCTGAATGAG TGCAATCACAGGGAATCAGTCATGTGCGATGAAATTAATTCTTCATGCTTTACACCTGTTAATGA TGTTCTTCCATCCCATATGATGGACATTAACCTTGAGTTCGATGAAGAGTGCAACTTTAGCTGTGGAAACGCAGAAAAGGAGAATCTTCAAGGAGATGTCAGATTTCATGGATGGCTAGAGGAGAAAAAATCATTGGATCCCATCATGCCTGATGGAGAATCAGAAGATCGGCTTCATCCTGTAAAAACGATGAAGACTACAGATTCTGATATTGCAGATGCTGTTAGGAATCTACCGAATCCAGCAGATCCTTTGGTGTCACAGGAGGCATTttcatcaaattataaaaatttgTCAGCCTATACAAATAAAAGTGCAATGGTTACACATCCTAAAACCCATAATGAAGATCTGTCCCCATGTGATCTAG GTGTTCCTTCTCCTAAATTTACCGTCCGGACTCCAGCTAAAAGAGAACATCATCGTATACTGAAGAAGAGAAAGAATTTCTTTGATGAAACAATAGTGCTATCCAATGA GTCTCTAAGGAAGGGAATACATGATGCTAGTAGTTTAAttttcaaaaggagaaaagtaccTCACACGCTTCTGGATGCCTGGAAGTCTTACAGAATCCCTAATCTGCAGCAGAACATTTTGGAACCTGTGATTACTT GTATGGCCTCAGAGCTCAAGGCTCTCTTTCAAAGCAGTTCCTCTTTTTATTCACCAATACATAGGTCCGCAAATCACCGCTTAGAATCACAGGATGTGGATCACCAAACATCCAGCAAATCCACTAAAGTTGAACATTCCTACAACAAACCTGATATTGAAGTTTCACCTCCTAAGAGTCATGCTGATGTGCCTAGAACTGATACACTTGGTGAAATGGAGGTAAATTTATCTCTGGGTTTATCAGGCACTGGGTTGGATCTTATGGGTCAG gatcttgagtctcaggAAAAGGGTACTATTGGCCAAG ATAATGGATGGTCACTAAGAAGCAG GGGTGTGGCGCAGTATCTTTCTAGCAAACTTTTGCATCCTAAAGGTGAACAACGAGAAGAGAGTCTGAGTTTACAGCAAATTTTACTATGGAGCAAAAGATCTGACTCTGCtagatttttttatgaaattcTGGTAGGTTTCTCAAACGTCGTATATGAGGTCACATTTTTTGGTTTGCAAAGTCATTATGCATTTAACTTAATTTGGTCAAGAGCGATGACAATGAAAGTACTTCAAAGCTTTGAATTAGTTCTCATTGTTGTTTGGTACCTCTGTTGTTTTGTACTCGGTGAATTTCTGAATAGGAATATAGCAACTGACAATCACGATTTTAGATCACAATACAGATCATGTATTGCCATGATCTGGAACAGAAAAAGCATCTTGATCTGA